A genomic window from Sparus aurata chromosome 14, fSpaAur1.1, whole genome shotgun sequence includes:
- the LOC115595705 gene encoding uncharacterized protein LOC115595705, with protein sequence MSIHSEKSQCEGPREHVESLQAELVRLNERLKFQIDEAEIEKLETLIDISAKIQIQKVSITEPNSKVEPRKSSRERRLTPKMLELKQQETSQKENMFVMLYDKWKEQIRTTRSSLKNECSDKDLCCMMDAVEGLEAQVKDAYENIRAQFAPPTDIRRRMDSCTAVTADVMVLLKVRMSEVGQDDFDAKAENARLHVMLDRDYAQSIFSASDPKSSVCSHQSRCPSEQQSITVKRADCVAQLAAKRAEIEMEEAIAAQRQELKRLENQRDLQVIAAKMKAYSEAGSGEAPGAGEVSHCPPVSNRNKETKKEQLHQNNEQLNNVSKDISLVQAVHDTMALTRLPAPEPSVFSGDPLQFIEWSTSFKALIERRCTNPADRLFYLQKYISGEARSVLEGSFYRKDEDAYNQTWETLNARYGHPFVIQRAYREKLNNWPKISSRDSLKLRQYSDFLTACSNAMPHIKGLQVLNDCEENQRMLQKLPDWVTSRWNRHVTKQLQETHEYPSFKEFAKFLAREADVACNPVTSLYALKSSEERPSRDMKQLKANVFITNTKESEKSNTVMKTQGAVENSTRDTKEGKHAIQFFKSS encoded by the coding sequence ATGTCAATTCACAGTGAAAAATCACAATGTGAGGGTCCTCGGGAACATGTTGAGTCCCTTCAAGCAGAGTTAGTAAGATTAAATGAACGGTTAAAATTTCAGATTGATGAAGCTGAAATAGAGAAACTCGAGACACTTATTGATATCAGTGctaaaatacaaattcaaaagGTATCAATAACAGAGCCAAACTCCAAAGTTGAACCCCGTAAATCCTCACGGGAGAGAAGGTTAACTCCCAAAATGCTGGAGCTAAAACAACAAGAGACTTCTCAAAAGGAGAATATGTTTGTTATGTTATATGACAAATGGAAGGAGCAAATTAGAACTACACGCTCCTCACTCAAAAATGAGTGCTCTGACAAAGACTTGTGTTGCATGATGGATGCTGTTGAAGGGCTAGAGGCTCAAGTGAAAGATGCATATGAGAATATCCGCGCACAGTTTGCACCTCCTACTGATATTAGACGTAGAATGGATTCATGCACAGCAGTAACTGCGGATGTGATGGTGCTACTGAAAGTGCGCATGAGTGAGGTAGGGCAAGATGACTTTGATGCTAAGGCAGAAAATGCAAGATTGCATGTGATGCTTGACAGAGACTATGCACAGTCAATATTTAGTGCCTCAGACCCCAAATCTTCTGTTTGTAGCCACCAGTCAAGATGCCCATCAGAGCAGCAAAGTATCACAGTAAAAAGAGCAGACTGTGTTGCACAACTTGCTGCAAAAAGGGCAGAAATTGAAATGGAGGAGGCAATTGCTGCACAAAGGCAAGAACTTAAAAGACTGGAAAATCAGCGGGATCTACAAGTGATTGCCGCTAAGATGAAAGCTTATTCTGAAGCAGGCTCAGGTGAGGCCCCTGGAGCAGGTGAAGTTAGCCACTGTCCTCCTGTGTctaacagaaacaaagagacaaaaaaggaaCAATTACATCAAAACAATGAGCAATTAAACAATGTAAGCAAAGACATTTCTTTAGTGCAAGCAGTGCATGACACAATGGCACTCACCAGACTTCCGGCACCCGAGCCCTCAGTCTTCTCAGGAGATCCACTCCAGTTCATAGAGTGGAGCACTAGTTTCAAAGCACTCATAGAACGAAGATGCACAAATCCAGCTGACAGATTGTTTTACCTTCAGAAGTACATCAGCGGCGAAGCACGGTCAGTGCTGGAAGGAAGCTTCTACAGGAAGGATGAAGACGCTTACAACCAAAcgtgggaaacactgaatgcTCGCTACGGCCATCCCTTTGTGATTCAGCGTGCATACAGGGAAAAACTGAATAACTGGCCAAAGATTAGTTCACGTGATTCTCTTAAACTCAGACAGTACAGTGATTTTCTGACTGCTTGCAGCAATGCCATGCCACACATTAAAGGTCTTCAAGTATTAAATGATTGTGAAGAAAATCAGAGGATGCTACAAAAACTCCCTGATTGGGTGACATCTCGCTGGAATCGACATGTAACTAAACAGCTGCAAGAAACACATGAATATCCCAGTTTCAAGGAGTTTGCCAAGTTTTTGGCTCGTGAGGCAGATGTGGCATGTAACCCTGTAACATCCCTCTATGCCTTGAAGTCATCTGAAGAAAGACCTTCCAGAGACATGAAGCAGCTAAAAGCCAATGTGTTCATCACAAATACAAAAGAATCAGAAAAATCCAACacagtgatgaaaacacaaggtGCTGTGGAGAACAGCACAAGAGACACAAAAGAGGGTAAACATGCCATTCAGTTCTTCAAGTCCAGTTAA